The Flavobacterium commune genome contains the following window.
AAGTAAACCACATTTTAGAATCAAAATCAATAGTTTTGCTTTTCTTCCTTTTTGCATTTTATTTTTCATCAGCTCAAATTTTAAAACGACAAATCCCTGATAAATTGGTCGTATTAACTTTTGACGATGCGCCTGTGAGTCAATACAGCATTGTAGCTCCATTATTAAAAAAGTATGGTTTTAAAGCCACTTTCTTTGTCTGCGAATTCCCACCTAATTTTCGCGACAATTCTAAATATATGAATTGGACGCAAATCAAAAAATTAGATAAAATGGGTTTCGAAATAGGCAATCACACTCAATCGCACAAACACGTAAACAAACTGTCTAAAGAAAATTTCATTCAACAATTACAGTATATAGAAAACAAATGCGATTCGCTGAAAATCAAAAAACCGCTCAGTTTTGCTTATCCCGGCTATGATTACAGCCTTAATGCCATAGCTACATTACAGCAACAAGGCTATATTTTAGCTCGTGCCGGAGGCAGCAGATCCTATAATCCCTTAGAAGACCATCCGTTTTTAATTCCTAGTTGGGCTATCAATGCTACCAATAAAGACCAAATTATCGCTGCTCTTCAGGAAGCCAAAAACAGAAAAATTGTGGTACTAACCATTCACGGAGTTCCAGACATCGAGCATCCATGGGTAAACACTCCTCCTGATTTGTTTAAAGAATTTCTTAATTATTTATCTAAAAACAACTACAAAGTTATTGCTATTAAAGACTTAAACAAATACATTGATTTTCCAAAAGCAGCAAAAACAATAGCTATTGACACTTCTAAAAAATACAAGAATTAGACTTTAAATATTTTTTTTGATTAAAAAAAACTAGGCAAACCCTCGTAAAAACTAGGACTAACCCTTTTCTAGTAAAAAAAATTAAAAAAAACTTCAATATATTTGTATATACAAATAAAAAAAGTGATACATTTGTACCAACAAATAAAAACAACTGGAATGAAAATTGAAGATGAAATAAAAAGTACGGTTGAACTAAACCTTTCTAAAAAAATTATTCTCAACATCATGTACACACAAAACATTCTGAGTGAGAAGTTTAATGAGGTTTTAAAACCATATGATTTATCAGGAGAACAGTACAACGTATTGCGAATTCTTAGAGGTCAAAAAGGGAATCCGGCTAATATGTGTGTCATTCAGGAGCGAATGATTGCTAAAACCAGCAATACCACCCGCTTAGTTGACAAATTATTATTAAAAGAATTAGTAACGCGAAATGTCTGTCCGGACAACCGAAGAAAAATAGAAGTATTGATTACCCAAAAAGGATTGGATGTTTTAAGCGAATTAGATCCTAAAGTAATAGAACACGAAAATGCCCTGACCAGTAATTTAAACACTGAAGAATTAGAACAATTAAATACATTATTAGAAAAATACCGAAATCAACAACAACATCATGAGCAAGTTTATAGAAAACCAAAACTGGAGATACGCAACAAAGAAATTTGATGCTACCAAAAAAATCTCAAACGAAGATTTAAACATTTTAAAAGAAGCAATCCGCTTGAGTTCGTCTTCTTACGGATTACAACCTTATAAAGTAATTATAGTGGAGAGTCCTGAATTAAGAGCTAAAATTCAGCCAGCTGCATGGGGACAATCGCAAATAGTTGAAGCTTCTCACCTTATCATTTTTGCAAATGAAACCCAACTTGACGAACAACACATTGACGATTACATTAGCAATATTAGTGAA
Protein-coding sequences here:
- a CDS encoding polysaccharide deacetylase family protein: MSKKRKVNHILESKSIVLLFFLFAFYFSSAQILKRQIPDKLVVLTFDDAPVSQYSIVAPLLKKYGFKATFFVCEFPPNFRDNSKYMNWTQIKKLDKMGFEIGNHTQSHKHVNKLSKENFIQQLQYIENKCDSLKIKKPLSFAYPGYDYSLNAIATLQQQGYILARAGGSRSYNPLEDHPFLIPSWAINATNKDQIIAALQEAKNRKIVVLTIHGVPDIEHPWVNTPPDLFKEFLNYLSKNNYKVIAIKDLNKYIDFPKAAKTIAIDTSKKYKN
- a CDS encoding MarR family winged helix-turn-helix transcriptional regulator, giving the protein MKIEDEIKSTVELNLSKKIILNIMYTQNILSEKFNEVLKPYDLSGEQYNVLRILRGQKGNPANMCVIQERMIAKTSNTTRLVDKLLLKELVTRNVCPDNRRKIEVLITQKGLDVLSELDPKVIEHENALTSNLNTEELEQLNTLLEKYRNQQQHHEQVYRKPKLEIRNKEI